In Spiroplasma clarkii, the DNA window AAGCGCCCTGCAATTGCAGTTTTCACTTTATCGTTTTCAGCAACTTGTGCTGCAACTAAAGTAGGGTCAACAGCAGCACCACTAGCAGTTAAATCATTAATCTGAGCAATAATTTTATGAGCAAAAGGCACAATTTGATAAATTGCACTTTTAGCAATTTGTAACTCTTCATAACTTGTTACCAACTTGTTTGCAAGTTGTTTTTTGTATTCTGCAAGTTTTGCAATTGTTGTTTGTAACTTAGCATTGTTTCTTCCCAAAGCTAAGTTGTTTTTATCAACTGTAAGTTTTGCAATTTTTTTCTTGTATCACAATAACTCTTTTTGACTTGGATCAGTCAAAGCATCCATTTCATTGGTTAGATCAATTATTTCTTGCCCTAACTCCACAGCTTTATTTTTGTCAATTTCATTTCTTTCATTAATTCAATCAATTTCTGCTTGGTACTTGTTAATACGAGCATCAAATTTATTAATGATTTGTTCTATTTTTTTTGATTTTTTCTCATTATTTGAACTTGCTAATTTAGCTTCAAACTGAGCTTTTTTTTCTGTTAGTTTTTTAAAGATAGTAAAATAACGTGCTTCTTGTTTAATCTCTTGATTAATCAATTCTTTTTTTCATTCTAAACGTGAAATTTTAATATCTGTGTTTTTATTTTGAATTCGTCTTACTTTTGCTTGTAGCACCTTAAACTTAATCCACTTAAGGGGATTTAAAGATTTGACAATAACTGTATCAGTGGCTAAGCATTTATTTAAGTAAGCAATTTTGCTATTTATTTTACCTATTTGTTTCATTTTGTATTCATTTTTTTTGATTTTCATTTTAGTATCGGCAATGTGGTGACGAGTAATTGACACCCCATTTCAAATTAAAAATACTGTAACAATTATTAGCACTAATAAAGTACCAAAGGCATTGATTACTGGTTTTAGTTTCTTTTGTGTATAAATAAATGTTGAAACATTGGTTTGTGAACCACCAGTAAAGTAACTAATAATAAAATCATCAAAACTCATTGCAAAACAAATTCCAGTTGCAGTAATAATTGATGGCAGTAAAGTTGGTAAAATAACTCGGTAAAATGTTTGTCTTGGAGTTGCTCCCAAATCTCTTGAGGCTTGAATCATGTTTTGATCAATTCTCAACATAAATGGTAAGACAGTCACAATCACATAAGGTACGTTAAATGAGACATGGGCTGCAATTAAGGTAATGCTTCCAAATTGGATTCCAGCCAAAACAAAGAAAATCATTAAACCAATTGCAGTAATAACGTCTGCATTAACTAATGGGATATTGGCAATTCGCACTCAGTTGTTACGAGTTTTACGTCTAACTTTGGTTAGACCAACACATGCCATCACTCCAATAATAATTGAAATCACAGTTGAAACCATGGCAACAAACAGTGAAACAATCAGTGATTTAATTAATGGTGAGTTACTTGCTAATTCACCATATCATTTTCAAGTAAATCCTTGTCAGCTAAACAATGAAGTGTCATTGTTGAATGAAAATAAAATCATAACAAAGATTGGGACATAAATGAATAACATTATTAATGCGAAGTAACTACTTTTGATGAATCTTTTCATTTTTTAGATCCTTTCATTTCGAATTTTCTTGATAAGAAATTCATAAGTCCCATAACAATAAATAATAGTACTGCTAAAGTTGCAGCAATTGTGGCTCCAAATCCAAAGTCACTTCCTTTAAAGAAATATGACTCGATGATACTTGGAATCAAGGTGATTCTACCATCACCCATATATTGGACAATTAACAAACTAGTAGCTGATTGCACAAACACTAATGTGAATGCTGCAAAAACTCCTGGCAGTGATTGTCTAAAAATAATATGTCAAAAAGCTTGTGTTCTTGAAGCTTTTAAGTCCAAAGCAGCTTCATAAAGAGTTTTATCAACTCCTTCTAAAGCATTGTAAATTGGTGCCACTGCAAATGGTAAAAACATGTAAATCATACCAATAATTATGGCTGCTTGGGTTCCCAATAAACTTGCTGATAAAATACTAAATAAACTTCTCAAACCAATTGTTTTTAAAATCATACTGATTCAAATTGGCATTGTGAAGATAATTCACAAGTTTTGGGCTGCAAATTTTGATTTCATAGTACTTAAAATATGAGCAATGGGAAAGGCAATGACAATTGCTACAATACTTGCAACAAAAGCATATAAGACTGTTAATCCTAGAGACAACATAATTGGGTAGCTTGTAAATAACTTATGAAAGTTAGCTAGTGAGAATTCAAACTTATAACTGTTGTTGGTTGTCTGAACCACAGAAAAGATTAGGATTCCTATCAAAGGTAAGACTACAAGTACTATCATCACAAAAATAAATGGTGCTAGTATTGGTCAAGTTTTACCAATGAATGCATTTGCAAATTTTGATTTCATAAACTTTGTTTTAAATGAAATCTTTTTAATATCATCATTTTCAATTCCTACTGATTCAATTGATTCAATAATATCTGCAGCATCTATATTTTCATTAATTTCAAGATCTGCTTTTGCACTTTGGTTTTCTAAAATAGTTTTATCAAGTGCATCACTTTTTGAATTATTCATCAATTTCCTTTCACATGACATGGATATCATCACGATCTCATTTGACAGCTACTTTTGTATCAAAGTCATGGAAATCAGTAGTGTGTGAAATATAATCACGATGTGGTGTTTTAATGGTGATTTCATAATGTACTCCTTTAAAGATTACATTTTCAACCACTCCATCAAAAAATCCTTTGCCTGGTTTAACAATTTCAATATCCTCAGGTCTTAAAACAATATCAATATTGCTTTCATTGGTTCCAAACCCTTTATCATTACAATCAAAAGTTTGACCATCAAAGGCAACTTTTAAATCTTCGACAAAGACTGCGTCTTCAATTAGGTTTGATACACCAATAAAGTTTGAAACTCATTTATTTTCTGGCTCATTATAAATTTCTTCAGGTGTACCAATTTGTTGGGTAGCACCTTCATTCATAACAACAATACGATCACTTAAAGTCAAAGCTTCTTCTTGATCGTGGGTTACTAAAATAAATGTTATGCCGATTTCTTCTTGCAGAGCTTTAAGCTCATCTTGCATTTTCTTTCTCAGTTGAACATCAAGGGCAGACATTGGTTCATCAAGTAATAAAATTCTAGGTTTTAGTACTAGTGCACGAGCAATTGCCACACGTTGTTTTTGTCCTCCTGAAAGTTCACTAATGCGTTTATTTTCATGTCCCTCTAATTGCAATTTTTTGATGTATTTCATTACTTCTTTTCTGATTAAGTCTTCTTTTTGTTTTTTAATTCTTAATCCATAAGCAATATTATCATATACATCATAATGGGGAAATAAAGCATAATTTTGAAAAATTGTGTTAATTTGGCGCTTATTTGGCGGGATTGGTGCTAAATTTTTTCCTTCAAATAGAATCTCTCCTAAATCAGGTTTTTCACGTCCTCCAATTAAGTTCAAAGTTGTAGATTTTCCACAACCTGAAGGTCCTAAAAGAGTGATAAATTCACCTTCATGGACATTAAAACTTACTCCTTTTAACACAACTTTTCCTTCGTAAGTCTTGGTTAGGTTACGAATTTCAAGAATGTTATTAGATTTTTTCATTAGTTTTCTCCTCTTAAAATGACAAATGTTATTAAATTTTAACGCGTAATCTTATTTCATTACGCAATCAGGAGGAGCTGTTCAGTTTCAAGTATTTTTTCAAATCATTCAGTTAGGGAATGTACTACATCCAATCATTCTGAAATTAAATATTGTGAAATATTTGTTACAGTTAAAAGTTTCATACATTACCTCCTTTTGATTTTTACTTTTTAATTATAATGAATAACTTGGCAAGTGCAAGTGAATTTTAAAAATTTATTAAAAATAAAAAAACTTTTGTGAGTGTTGTCCTAAAAAAGTTCCAAAATAATCAAAAAACTCACAGTTAGACTGTGAGTTAATTATCTTTTAAAATTATTTCTCTAATTTTATGGGCTACTCCTCCACATTTATGGTGAATGGTAACATCATCAGCAACTTTTTTAACTTCACTTGAAGCATTACCCATAGCAATCCCTAAACCAGCTCATTTAATTGAACGAGCATCGTTTTGACCATCACCAAAGTACATTACTTCACTTGGTTGAATTGCATATTCTCTGGCAACCTTTTCTAGGGCATGTTTTTTATCAACACCAACTGGTGAAATTTCAATATTAACTGTTTTATCTGAGACATAACTTCATGAATAAACTTCATATTTTTTTTGCTTAACTTTTTCAACTAAATTGTTCATATTAGCTCTTTTGCCACAAGCCAATATTTTATAAGCTCTTTGGTTCATCTCATCTTTACCATAAATTTTTGCTTTACGTTTTGAGATCTTTTTCATAAACCAAATAAACACTCCACGATTTTTAATTACATAAGTTATTTTTGGATCTTCAGAATATGAAAAACAATTAACTTTTGTTTTAACTGCAGTATCATAAATATATTTAACGTCATTAACAGAAAAAAGGGTTTCCTCAATTAATTGAGGTTCACCAGCAGCATCAAATTTATAAGTGACACCCCCATTAAGACAAATTAGGTATTCTTGATGTTTATCAATACCAATTGTTCGTGCAATGTCAATTGCACGTTTTAGATTACGTCCTGTAGCAATTGCTATTTTTATTCCTGTGGCTCTTGCTTCATTCAAAGCTGCAATGTTTTCACTTGGAACTGACTTTTTTTTGCCCAATAATGTTCCATCAACATCTACTACAATTAATTTTACCATTTCCCTAGTGCTCCCTATTTTACCAATGCTAATAATTGGTCTTTACCTAAAACTCCAACTTTTCTAGTTTCTTCTTTACCATCAACAATTTTTATGATTGTTGGGATTGAAGCAACTTCGAATCTATTTGCAATTTCTGGAAGTGCATCAGTATCAACTTTTATAAAGTTAACTCCACTCACTTCAGTTGAAGCTTGTTCAAAAATTGGTCCTAACATTTTACATGGACCACATCAATCAGCATAGAAGTCAACTAAAGTAACTCCTTCGCTTGTTATTTTGTCAAATTCTTTGACTGTACTAATAATTTTTGCCATATTTATCTCTCCTTAAAGTATGTATTTTTCTATAAAATCAGCAACTCCATTTTCATCATTTGTTTTTGTAATGTAAGCTGCATCTTCAAATAATTGGTCAATGGCATTGCCCATAGCTACTGGATATTGAGCAGCTTCAAACATTGGAATGTCATTAACACTATCCCCAAAACAAAAAACAGAAGTATTTTGTTCATTCAAATTTAAATAATCTAAGATTAGCTGTAATGCTTCTCCCTTGTTAATTCCTTTTGGTGTTAGTTCATGAACTCGATCATAATAACGAATAGCACTTAACTCTTCATTGACAAATTCAAATTCTTGATAAAATGCCTTAATTTCTTGTTCGCTAACACCTTTTTTAAGAACTATGGTCATATGGTTGATTGGTTCTGTTATTTCACCAAATTCAGTGACAACCTTATAATCCATATTCATTATATCACTTCAATAGCGAGAATTCTCACCAGCTCCATAAACATAAGTGGTATTATCTGCAAAATAATGAACTTTGTACTTGCCAACCTTACCATATGTGTGTCTAAAGACACGTTCCACCATTGTCTGGCTAACATAAGCTTGACGAATTCAGTGGTTTTTCTTAAAGTCATAAATATGAGTTCCATTATTTGCCACTGCAATACCTCCCAATTTATCTAAGCCTAAATATAGTGCTTGATGCTCAAAAGTATCTAAAGTACTACGAGCAGTAATTGGGATAAAATAGTGTCCAGATTTATAAACTTTTTTAACTATATCTTTTGTTTTTTGACTAAACTTATGACTTGACAATAGGGCTGTCCCATCTAAGTCTGAGAAAACTATTATATTCTCTTTTAATTTTTTTCTAATGTTGTCTTTCATTTCATCACCTTTACTTATTAATTATAACCTATTAATAAAAAATCACCCAAAAAATTATTTAGGTGATGTTAGTTTCTATAATGGTCCGGATTAAGGGACTTGAACCCCCACGTGTTACCACGCCAGATCCTAAGTCTGGTGCGTCTGCCAATTCCGCCAAATCCGGATGGATGGTGTCCCGTATAAGACTCGAACTTATGACCCACTGGTTAAAAGCCAGTTGCTCTACCGACTGAGCTAACGAGACAAAATCAACAAAATAATATTAACATAAAAAATCAAAATATTACACAATTTCTTTATTTAGTTTCAGAATTAATAGACATGCTATTAAGATAATTATACACGCAATAAAGTTAATAAACCAGAAAATTCAGGTCACAATCAATCATGAGAAGGCCACAATGAAAATAGTGGTAACAATACCAATAATTGCCCCAACCTGATTGGTTATTGGTTTTTTAGAGCAAACACAAACAATCATGGCAACAAAAACAGCACATAACAATAAGATCATTGCATATTCAGTGGCAGCTTCTCAATAATTTCCACCCTCAACCAAGTTCAAAAGAACCCTAACTTTATGTAAAAGTGCTAAGACTAAAACTTGATTTAGAAAGTAAAGACCAATACCAGTCCAAAATAAGATTATTTTTGTTTTTTTCATAGTACACCTCAAATAGATTATTACACAAAAAAAATCCCTTTGGCAAGAGATTTCAAATTCGCACATGGTGCTGATGATAGGACTTGAACCTACAACCTACTGATTACAAGTCAGTTGCTCTGCCAATTGAGCCACATCAGCATAAATAAAATGGTGGAGTGCGACGGGATCGAACCGCCGACCGTCTGCTTGTAAGGCAGGAGCTCTCCCAGCTGAGCTAGCACTCCACATATAAAGAAATATAAAAATATGGTAGCCTGTACGGGGTTCGAACCCGTGTATGCACGGATGAAAACCGTGTGTGTTAACCGCTTCACCAACAGGCCATACATAAAAAAATAATGGCGGCTTTTGTAGGACTCGAACCTACGACCGATCGGTTAACAGCCGAGCGCTCTACCAACTGAGCTAAAAAGCCAATTTGTAATTGTTAAAATATACTCATTTATAATAGCATACTTTTTAATTTGAAATCAACAAATTTTAATTTTTTTTGCATTTACTTTAATGCTTTAATATTTTATATATAAATTAATTAAATTACAATATATTTTAAAAAAAATTACTTTTTTTTATGCCAAAATTGCTATGATTACCTAGTTAATCTTAAAAGATACCCTTTAAATAAAGGTTTTTAGTCTTCAAGCCAAATTAAAAAACACTAGTTTTAACTAGTGTTAACCAATGGTCACATCTTCTTCTAAGTAACCAAAATTGTGTTTGGTTTTAGGTTTAACAAAGGCTAGTAGAGTGTTTGAAATTCCAAGTTGTCCAATAAACATTGTTAGAACTAAAATTATCTTGCTAATAACTCCCATGGCTAAAATTTCACTATTATCAAATGGTTGGAACCCAACTGTCCCAAAAGCACTACAAACATAAACTATTAGTTCAATAATTGTGTAGTTGGTTCCAGCAATTGTTGGATCTAAATCTCAGAGCATTTTATTTGAATCAATGTAAACAACAAAAATACTACTTACTACTACAAAAATTGAGATAAAAACTACTACAAAACTACGGCGCACTGTTTTTTCTGGGATTTTTTTATGAAAGGATTCTACTGATTGTTTATTTCTCATAACTGCAAAAATTGCAAAAACACAAATCCCAAAAGTGGTAGTACGAATTCCCCCAGCTGTTGATGATGGGGCAGAACCAATGAACATCCAAAATGCCATAATTAGTTTGCTTCCAGCAGTGAAATTATTAACTGAAACTGTTGAAAACCCTGCATTACGACAAGAAGTTACATTAAAGATAATGTCAAAGACTCAAGCAAAAGTACTTCTTTTTTCAACACCATTATAAATAATTAAACTCTTTTCATAAGTGGCCACTTCTGAAATTACCACTAAAATTGGGCCTAGAACAAGTAAAATTGAATAAATTAAAAAGTTTATTTTAGTAAATAATGAAAAGCGATATTCTTTTCCCTCTTTATGAGCTTTTATTTTTCGCTTAATATCTGTATAAGTTGGGTAACCTAAACCACCAATAATTCATTGAAACATAAAAATAACCTGAATAAAGTATGATTCTTGACC includes these proteins:
- the potCD gene encoding spermidine/putrescine ABC transporter permease/substrate-binding protein, whose product is MKRFIKSSYFALIMLFIYVPIFVMILFSFNNDTSLFSWQGFTWKWYGELASNSPLIKSLIVSLFVAMVSTVISIIIGVMACVGLTKVRRKTRNNWVRIANIPLVNADVITAIGLMIFFVLAGIQFGSITLIAAHVSFNVPYVIVTVLPFMLRIDQNMIQASRDLGATPRQTFYRVILPTLLPSIITATGICFAMSFDDFIISYFTGGSQTNVSTFIYTQKKLKPVINAFGTLLVLIIVTVFLIWNGVSITRHHIADTKMKIKKNEYKMKQIGKINSKIAYLNKCLATDTVIVKSLNPLKWIKFKVLQAKVRRIQNKNTDIKISRLEWKKELINQEIKQEARYFTIFKKLTEKKAQFEAKLASSNNEKKSKKIEQIINKFDARINKYQAEIDWINERNEIDKNKAVELGQEIIDLTNEMDALTDPSQKELLWYKKKIAKLTVDKNNLALGRNNAKLQTTIAKLAEYKKQLANKLVTSYEELQIAKSAIYQIVPFAHKIIAQINDLTASGAAVDPTLVAAQVAENDKVKTAIAGRLANEQARLEALYAEIKAKKEKYFPEASDDDNDETIIRNRNWFVKNWKKMGMGIILTSSFALVTSAYVLNNTYDLVIGNWGNYIDMRLISEFEKEYGVKVNYQQYDSNESLYNKNYTFNYDLMVPSDYMVKKLAQEGFLQEIDWEELNREVEGHETMKITPYNEPFAEPTFDDEDVPDTLNVSDGLKDALHAISVEAPDGSANDLTDYSLPWIYGDVRIVFNKDNAKLVEWLTDKGLIADEDKIEGLNVGNLSWDILWEAAEAGFNLALNNDPKNVFMYAFQKLFGNIQISSGKTAKEEIDQAANALKLLLQRRNVGLYGDELIDVAHERNFDIAAMYNGDIVYALGDEYAPEAEEDAFSTKGATTFADEEEDEEESTDPNIFVGIPGALVENQTTADGAPKYESTNIFADSVAISKNTRHKELAYRFINFMYRWNSQWAILDETGSTPGFDEMVDRIIDDEYFGSYLTDIIQVTDNGSLFDLNVSWDNYLVDKFNEIVAMKQ
- the potB gene encoding spermidine/putrescine ABC transporter permease, whose translation is MNNSKSDALDKTILENQSAKADLEINENIDAADIIESIESVGIENDDIKKISFKTKFMKSKFANAFIGKTWPILAPFIFVMIVLVVLPLIGILIFSVVQTTNNSYKFEFSLANFHKLFTSYPIMLSLGLTVLYAFVASIVAIVIAFPIAHILSTMKSKFAAQNLWIIFTMPIWISMILKTIGLRSLFSILSASLLGTQAAIIIGMIYMFLPFAVAPIYNALEGVDKTLYEAALDLKASRTQAFWHIIFRQSLPGVFAAFTLVFVQSATSLLIVQYMGDGRITLIPSIIESYFFKGSDFGFGATIAATLAVLLFIVMGLMNFLSRKFEMKGSKKWKDSSKVVTSH
- the potA gene encoding spermidine/putrescine ABC transporter ATP-binding protein, with the translated sequence MKKSNNILEIRNLTKTYEGKVVLKGVSFNVHEGEFITLLGPSGCGKSTTLNLIGGREKPDLGEILFEGKNLAPIPPNKRQINTIFQNYALFPHYDVYDNIAYGLRIKKQKEDLIRKEVMKYIKKLQLEGHENKRISELSGGQKQRVAIARALVLKPRILLLDEPMSALDVQLRKKMQDELKALQEEIGITFILVTHDQEEALTLSDRIVVMNEGATQQIGTPEEIYNEPENKWVSNFIGVSNLIEDAVFVEDLKVAFDGQTFDCNDKGFGTNESNIDIVLRPEDIEIVKPGKGFFDGVVENVIFKGVHYEITIKTPHRDYISHTTDFHDFDTKVAVKWDRDDIHVMWKEIDE
- a CDS encoding Cof-type HAD-IIB family hydrolase, translated to MVKLIVVDVDGTLLGKKKSVPSENIAALNEARATGIKIAIATGRNLKRAIDIARTIGIDKHQEYLICLNGGVTYKFDAAGEPQLIEETLFSVNDVKYIYDTAVKTKVNCFSYSEDPKITYVIKNRGVFIWFMKKISKRKAKIYGKDEMNQRAYKILACGKRANMNNLVEKVKQKKYEVYSWSYVSDKTVNIEISPVGVDKKHALEKVAREYAIQPSEVMYFGDGQNDARSIKWAGLGIAMGNASSEVKKVADDVTIHHKCGGVAHKIREIILKDN
- the trxA gene encoding thioredoxin, producing the protein MAKIISTVKEFDKITSEGVTLVDFYADWCGPCKMLGPIFEQASTEVSGVNFIKVDTDALPEIANRFEVASIPTIIKIVDGKEETRKVGVLGKDQLLALVK
- a CDS encoding Cof-type HAD-IIB family hydrolase, whose product is MKDNIRKKLKENIIVFSDLDGTALLSSHKFSQKTKDIVKKVYKSGHYFIPITARSTLDTFEHQALYLGLDKLGGIAVANNGTHIYDFKKNHWIRQAYVSQTMVERVFRHTYGKVGKYKVHYFADNTTYVYGAGENSRYWSDIMNMDYKVVTEFGEITEPINHMTIVLKKGVSEQEIKAFYQEFEFVNEELSAIRYYDRVHELTPKGINKGEALQLILDYLNLNEQNTSVFCFGDSVNDIPMFEAAQYPVAMGNAIDQLFEDAAYITKTNDENGVADFIEKYIL
- a CDS encoding TrkH family potassium uptake protein is translated as MENNEAKSKLVEDNQDSLEKKTGLKAKRNLRKAKKHNKRQIKSRTKAEIRQQKVQLSFFKKLKSWWPFSKVSGRIIFGYLLAILIGGFLLSIPGVVVASGQEWDMITGMFTASSAISDTGITTLDTHVDYSIWGQVFILIMIKIGGVGLLTLKIVLLSMLNKKVSVDDQNVAGTERGAGTLGNTVEMIKDAFIFLTAVEIFGMFVLFFGFYFTPMSTTEFVVNNPYHDFAKSGWAAIFHSISAVNNAGFDILSNASLQPYNQPGQESYFIQVIFMFQWIIGGLGYPTYTDIKRKIKAHKEGKEYRFSLFTKINFLIYSILLVLGPILVVISEVATYEKSLIIYNGVEKRSTFAWVFDIIFNVTSCRNAGFSTVSVNNFTAGSKLIMAFWMFIGSAPSSTAGGIRTTTFGICVFAIFAVMRNKQSVESFHKKIPEKTVRRSFVVVFISIFVVVSSIFVVYIDSNKMLWDLDPTIAGTNYTIIELIVYVCSAFGTVGFQPFDNSEILAMGVISKIILVLTMFIGQLGISNTLLAFVKPKTKHNFGYLEEDVTIG